The Bacteroidales bacterium nucleotide sequence GTGCACCAGCCCACCCAGCCACCGGGCAAAAACATGTACTGCCGCACAATGCCCCTTTTCTCCAGTTGCCAGTCCTCTCCCTCCACGCAATTCACATTGATCATGCACCAGGAAGATTGATCCCGGTCATTGCCGGTAACCGTTTCAAAATGGACGCCCCGGAAGATATGGGCCATATCGGAGATGCTGATGACAGGAGGCTGGACGACCGTTGCGGGCTGGGAATATTCCAGCGTAACGGATTCTCCCTGAATGATCTCCATGGCAAACAGGCCGCTGGGATCATTGTTGAAGTCCGTAAAGGCGCCAATGACCTGTGTCCTCATTTCGTTATAGGCGTACAATTCACCTCCCGCAGGAAGATAGAACCGGTCGAAATACAGACTGACGGCCAGGGCACCCGAAGATTGTATCTTCAAACGCCATAGCTTTCCTCCATCCGGTAATTCCTCCCAAAGGCCTGCATGATCACAGGTCACGTTCACCGGAAGTGTTTTCCCGATGCGGTACGGGCCAGGACCGTTTTGAAGGTGATCATCAACCCTTGCCACGACATCCGGTGGCAGTGTTTCCAGCGTAATCACAGGGATAGCGTCCGACAGACCCTCCATCGAAAAGCTGACCGGAACACCTTCCCGGCTGATCTGTGCCGGAAGATGGCATGCGGAAAGACTCAGGGCTGCCGTAATAAAGATACGCCATTGCATAAAAATCAAGTTTTTCATACAATTCGATTTTTTCTCTGAGCTTATTACGAAGTTAAATTGCCTCACGCTTTTTTTGCTTGTTGGGATCCTCCAGCCCGTAGTGCTTGATCCTTTCTTCACGGCGCAGAAGAAATCCAAGGATGATTGCCAGAGCCCCGAGGCCAGCAAAAACAAGCATGGGAACCGTATAATTATAGGTATCGGGTATTCCGTTTTTAATATTTTCTGCCACACCAGGATTTACTGCTTCAAGAAGATATCCGATCAGCCAGGGTATGAGCAGCAGTCCGATGTTTTGTATCCAGAACACCAGGGCATAGGCCGAACCCAGATATTTCTCCTCTACAATTTTGGGTACCGAGGGCCACATGGCTGCAGGCACCAGGGAGAATGCGATCCCCAGCACGATGATCGACAGGATGGCCAGGAATGTATTGATCGGTATGATTGCGAAGGTCAGGTGCGCCAGGGTCAGAAGTGCTGCTCCAAAGATCATCATGGTAGCTCCCTTGCCCTTGTTATCCAGGTACGTCCCGATGATGGGCGTCAGAATGATGGTTCCGACGGGGAGAAGGCCCGAGATCATGCCTCCAATCTCCGCGGAAACGCCAAGTTTGTTCTGCATCATATTCACGGCGTATTTCAGAAAGGGAAAGACACCGGAGTAGAAAAGGACACAGAGCAGGGCAATGAGCAGGAATCCCCGGTTTGTGATGATCTTTTTCAGGTCACTGATATGGAATTCTTCCGTCGGATCGGCCACGGGTCCCGTCTGACCGGTCTGTTTATCGAGTTTGG carries:
- a CDS encoding MFS transporter; this encodes MTAKVRQLLNESKAARWSALALVSITMLAAYYFVDMIAPLQSLLEVDYGWSPRNYGLFSGSEYLLNVLGFLIISGIILDKMGIRFTGLLATLVMLAGGLIKMYALTNYFRNGGFGFDFFNSFWTIMPATAKLAALGYGIFGIGVEMAGITTSRTVVKWFKGRELAFAMGMQLATARLGASIAFFFSARMAGVKMVEGIPQGNVMNPVYLGIALVTIGFLTFLTYTFIDAKLDKQTGQTGPVADPTEEFHISDLKKIITNRGFLLIALLCVLFYSGVFPFLKYAVNMMQNKLGVSAEIGGMISGLLPVGTIILTPIIGTYLDNKGKGATMMIFGAALLTLAHLTFAIIPINTFLAILSIIVLGIAFSLVPAAMWPSVPKIVEEKYLGSAYALVFWIQNIGLLLIPWLIGYLLEAVNPGVAENIKNGIPDTYNYTVPMLVFAGLGALAIILGFLLRREERIKHYGLEDPNKQKKREAI